The nucleotide window ATTTAGAGTCTAAGAATAGACATTTTGATTATTTCCTTAGCCTGCCGCCTACTGCACCTCTTAGGCAAGAGTCAGATGTATTGAAGTGTTTTGATTTAATTGCGAGTAATGTAGATGTCGTCATAACAGCTTCACCCTCTCAAAGAAATCCTTACTTTAATATGATTTTTAGAGAAAAAGATGGCACTTCTAAATTAATCTTTGAAACCAATCCAGTTCATAGACGCCAGGATGCTCCAGAAGTGTATGACGTTGCAACGGCAGCATATTTATCAAAACCATCTTTTATTCTTAATAATAATGGAATTTTTGATGGAAAAGTCAAGTCAGTTATAATTCCTAGAGAAAGAGCTGTGG belongs to SAR86 cluster bacterium and includes:
- a CDS encoding acylneuraminate cytidylyltransferase family protein; translated protein: MTMKTFAFIFARGGSKGLPGKNLKKLGNTPLIGHSINLAKSIDLVDEVFVSTESKEIKSVSKDFGAEIIDRPSSLALDESSEWEAWQHAVKHLESKNRHFDYFLSLPPTAPLRQESDVLKCFDLIASNVDVVITASPSQRNPYFNMIFREKDGTSKLIFETNPVHRRQDAPEVYDVATAAYLSKPSFILNNNGIFDGKVKSVIIPRERAVDIDDQTDFLLTKTLYEE